TACGGCAGGCAAGGTGGCCGTGGGTGCCTGGCGCGGGTCGGTGACTGTGGCAGGCGGGACAGGTGTAAAGGAGCCGCTGAACACAACTGTGCTAGTGATATATGGGAGCTGGGTCAGCGAACCGCTCACTGTAACCAGGTCAATGAAAACCCAGGCCTGGCCGCCCGGAGCAGGGGGATAGGCAATCAGCAGCCATGGGACTAACTCATGGCGTGCGATGACCTGATAACGCGTTCCGGCGACGATCTGACCGAGTACAGGGTACTCAATTCCCGGCCCGGCACGCAGGTTGGCTTCTCCGAGCGCCTCAGCGAAAATCCCGGTGGGGGTCAGTTGAGTAGGCGGTGCGCCGGAGACAACGGGGAGCGACAACAGACCCAGCAACCCGGCGCATAAAACGAGTAGGCCAGAAAACCGCAACAAGAGGTGCAGCGCATGCTGCCTGGAGATATCACCTGTCATCATGGGGCAAAATCATAACGCGAAAGCGCCTGTTTGCCAGGTACTATGGCGGGAAAAACAGCGGAGGTTCTTTGGACACAAAAGGCAGGACAATTGTACAATACTGGCAAGTGAACTCGTACTTGAGCGCTCAACCGAGGAGTCCGCTATGAAAAGCCGTCCGCACCACCTTATCGGCGTCATGCTGCTGGTCCTTGGCCTGTTGTTGCCAGTGTCGTTGGTTCTGGGGCAGGGGGGGGATGAGACTGCCAGTGTGATTTCCCGCGCCCCCCTGCACGCTGGCCCGTCTGCGCCATCGGAGACCATTGCGATGCTCCCACGTGGTACCCTGCTCTTTGTCAAGGGTATGGACGAGAGTCTGAAGTGGGTTGAGGGGGAAACGACCGATGGACTCACAGGATGGGTACATGTTGATCATCTGCGCCTGAACGGGCCATATATTCCGCCAGCGGATGGCTTCACCGGCACGGCTATTGATGGCAGGCCCGATGACTGGGATCGTTTCCTGAGGCCGTATACTGATGAAACTGGGGACAGTGCAGGCGCTGTTGACATCACTGCAGTGCGCTCCTTCCTGAACGATCAGTATCTCTACGTGCTGGTTGAAGTTCAGGGAGACCCGGCCGATGTGGACCTGCTGCTGCTGGATATTGTGACCAACAACCAGGGGGTGTATAGCACGTATCAATACGCCCTGCCCAGGCTGCGCGCAGGCACCGTGTTTGTGATCAGTCCGGATGCGGCTCAGGCGCGCGCCGCTGCCGGTGTAGTCACTGCCCGTGATATTGCTCTCGAACTGCGGATGCCTCTGACTCTGCTGGATAACCCACCGGCACTCAACCTTGTTGCCGTGCGCATCGAGGAAGGGGAAACAGTCACTGACGAACTGGCAGCGGTAATGCCGGCTGTCGTTACGGTAGAAACAGAACCGCCACTCAATGGCGCGATCGCCAACTTCCGGGTGAACTTTCGCGCAGCGCCACGGGATGGGCGGGTGATCACCGTGCTGGACCCGGGCACGATGTTCAGCCTCAGGGGGCGCACTGCTGATGGTGAATGGCTGCTGGTGCGGCGAGAGGACGCCTCCCAAGGCTGGGTGGCGGCCCAGTATGTTCAGACCGAGCTGGATATCAACGCTTTGCCGGTTGTGGAGTAGGCGCTGTAGATTCAGTCTGCGGGCCGGGCGAATAACCCGGCCTGTTTTGTTGGGAAGGCATCGGAAGGGTTTCAGATTCATCTTGCCCGACGATCAGCCACCGATTGTCTTACACTCTGACCAGTAGCCTGCTCAACTGGCCTATACTGGGGTCAGTCTGTTCTTGTGCGGAGGCAGGAGACAGGTATGCGGCGTGATCCCAGGCGAGTATGGCGCGGATGGACAGGGCTAGCGCTGGTGTGCACGCTCCTGCCCGCTATGACGCTGGTTACTGTCTGTTACGGCTGGTGGTCGCCAATGTCGATAGTGGCTGCCCAGTCGCCCACGCAAACGCCGGCGGAGACTTTCACGCCGTCGAGCGAAGTGCCCGTGACGGCTATTCCGCCAGCAATGCCGCTGGTCAATGCTGCCAGAGACGATGACGCATTGAATATCTTACTCCTTGGCAGCGATACCACGAATCCTGTCAATGCTGGCCGCACTGATGCCATCATGGTCGCTTCGATCAACCGGACGCATGGGACGGTGAGCTTGCTTTCCATCCCGCGTGATCTGTTTGTCTACATTCCCGGTTGGACGATGCAGCGCATCAACACCGCCTTTGGCTACGGAGAGCAGATCGCATCCAGCTATGGCTACACGCTCCTCAAAGAGACGCTGCGCTACAACCTGGGTTTGAGGATCGATCATTACGCGCGGGTGGACTTCAACGATTTTCAAACCATCATCGATGCGCTGGGTGGAGTGGAGATCACGGTAGATTGTGCGCTGCAGGACTGGATACTCAAAGCTCCTGATCTCGACCCGCAGAACGAGGAGAACTGGGAGTTACTGACTCTGCCCGTTGGCGTGCATGTGCTGGATGGTCGCACGGCGCTATGGTACGCCCGCAGCCGAAGAACCAGCAGTGACTTCGACCGCGGTCGGCGGCAGCAGGACCTCGTCAGGGCGATTGGGTTGCGATTGCGCCAGTTGGGCCTTTTGGAACAGGTCAGCGTGCTGTGGGGGCAGGTGACAGACATTGTGGAGACCGATCTACAGGTGCAGGATGTGTTGGAACTTATCCCGGTAGCTCTGACGCTGGATTCTGATCGCATCGCGCAGTACGTGTTTGTACCGCATGTCCATGTTGAGTCGTGGCTGACACCTTCCGGCGCGGCTGTGCAATTACCGATTGGCGAGGCGGTGGAGGCGCTGATGCGCCAATTTCTGCAGCCGCCAACGGCGAACCGGCTGGTGCGAAGCGGCCCTCGTGTTGAGATCGTCAATGCTACCGGTTATGCGGGAATGGATCGTGTTGCTGCCGACTTGCTGGCCTGGGAGGGGTTCCATGCCATAGCTGCTGGCGCAGAAAACCGTTACGCGGCACAAACCACAGTCTATGATTTCACGGGGCGGATCAAGGGCGGCATCCTTGATGAATTGCTGGTTGCGCTGCATTTGCCATCTGCGCCGGTCGTGGTGTCTCCCGATCCGGGCCGAACGACGGACTACCGGATCATCCTGGGCGGGGATTACCGGACCTGCCACCACAATGTCATGCCGCCGGTGCCTACGCCGACTTCGGCCCCTGATAGCGCAAGCGCACCGTAACGCGCCTATGCTTCATCCGTGTCCAGGCGTACCGGCGACACTCTGCCAGCGGTTAGTTCAGATACCTCGGCAGCCAGCGCAGGGAGGTCGTCTACAGGAAGGCGGGCAAACAGGGTCACCGCAGCGCCAAAACTCTGCTCCTGGACTTCGGCGTTATAGCGGGTCAGCAGACGCTGTATCTGTTCGAAGAATGTATAGGGGAATTCCAGCCCGATGGTGGCTTTAGGGATGCGACGTTCACGGGGCAGGGCAGCCAGCGCCTCGCGGGCGGCATTGCCGTAGGCGCGTACTAGCCCGCCCGTACCCAGCTTAGTGCCGCCAAAGTAGCGGGTCACCACAATCACCACATCGCCGAGGTCGGCACCACGCAAAACGGCCAGGACGGGCGGCCCGGCGGTGCCGCTTGGCTCACCGTCGTCGGTCATGCCTTCGATGACGCTACTTCCGTAGCCGATCTTGAACGCATAGACATGGTGAGTGGCGTCCGGCATTTCTGCACGTACGGCAGCGATGAAGGCTTTAGCTTCCTCTACCGAACGGGCAGGGCCAACTGTGGCAATGAAGCGTGAATTAACCACTCGATTCTCGATCCGGATCGTCTCAGCTGGTACCTCGTAACCACTCTGGCTCATATTAGAAGAACCCTGTTACACTAACAGGCTGGTGAGATCGGCGCGACGGTGGAAACGGCGATAACTATCGGATTCAGCCGACAGAAACTGGAAGGCTTCTCTGGCCTCAAGCGCATCGTATTGTGTTTTAGATGTGGGATGAGGTTGGTCGATGGTCACGCCTTCATCACTTTCCGAGAGGCCGATGACGTTTTCAGCGGCCAGCAGGCGCAGCCCCCAGAGGATGGCTTCACGCGTCAGGCCGATTGCCCCGGCCATTCTATCCAGATCGGCATGGCCTGCCAGATGCGAAAGGGTATAGCGGCAAAGGCCAAGCAATTCGCGCAGACGGCGGTTCAGATCAGCGGGCGGCAAAGGAACCCAGCCGATATACAGGCGCCGGGCCTGTGTCGTCTCCAGCGCAGCGTTCAAGACGCTCTGTGCCGGTGGCGCTGTGTAGATGAGGAGAGCTTCTGCCGGGCGCAGTTCATGGCGGCGTCGACCACGAGTCTTTGCAGTGTGTTCCCCTTCTGCCCAGATCAGGCCGTCCGGTTCCTTTTCAGCAAATGCACGTAGCAGATCTTCAGCAGGCATCTGTCTCCAGTCTTCGACTGTCCAGGCTGAGACGGGCGGTGCGGCAACCGCGACTGGCACACGTTCGCGCAGGTGGACAAGGGTCAGAGCAACCTGGCGGCGGCCCTGGTAGATATCCCATCCAATATTGAATGCAATATCGACCTGCCCGCTTGGAGCGTGGTGCTCCGCGCCGCGCCACCAGATGATCTGGCAGGAGGCGCCAGCGCTATCGGTGACGGTCAGCTTGCGGTGCAGTTGCTCCAGGCCAATGGTCTGATACCTGCTGATAGTGAGGTCAGTTGCCATCAACGTGACCGGCGGATTGCCCTGGCCAAAAGGCGCCAGCCGCTCCAACTCCTCCGCCAGATTTTCGGTGATCTCTGACAGGGTTACGGTGGCATCGATGGTCAGGGTAGGGGTGGGGCGGATTGGCGCCTGCTCTTCCAATGTGCGCGACAGCCGCCGCCGGAACTGATCAATCCGGTCAACTGGTAGACTCAGGCCCGCGGCGCCGGGATGACCGCCGTAGGCGGAAAGCAACTCAGCCTGAGCCGCAATCGCTGCGCCAATATCGTAGCCGGGAGCAGAGCGCGCCGAACCGCGGGCAATGCCCCCGCCCGGTTCTGAAGTCAGAAGAATGCAGGGGCGACCGTAGCGCCCGGCCAGTTCACCGGCGACAATCCCCAGCAGTCCCGCATGCCAGCCGGGCTGATATAACACCAGGGCCGGAAAATCCAGCAAGCCAGGGTCATTGCTAATCAGGTCTTGAGCGGCAGCTGTGATTGCCCGCTGGTCGTGCTGCCGTTTTCTGTTCAACCCTTCCAGGTTTGCTGCGATTACCCTGGCCTGCGTGTTGTCGCGGGTGGTCAGCAGTTCAACGGCCTGTGCAGCATCGTACAGCCGCCCGGCAGCATTGAGTCGAGGGGCAAGCTGAAAGCCGATTCCTTCTGCCGTCACATTCGCCAGATCGATCCGGGCAACATCTGCCAGAGCGCGCAGACCTTTGCGCTCTGTGCTCCTCAGGCGTTCCAATCCCATCTGCAGCAGGTAGCGTGTGTCGCGCCATTGTTCGGCCACATCAGCCACAATGCCCAGCGCCACAAGATCGAGAAGGCATTCCAGTTCACTAACATCACGACCCAGGTGCGTGAATAGCCCTTCGACCAGCTTGTAGGCGACACCAACACCCGGCAGCGTGGTTAGCGGATGGCCGGCGGGCAGGCGTTTCGGGTTTAGCGCGGGGGCTGGCGGCAGAATGCCGTCGGGGGGCAGATCATGGTGATCGGTGATGACGACTTTCACACCCTGCTCAAGCGCGCAGACGATAGCATCGTGTGCGGTGATCCCGGTGTCACAGGTGAGCAGTAGCGCCGGGCGGCGCTCAGCCAATAGCGCTGTGAGCCGTTCCGTCTGGATGCCATGCGACTCGGTAAGGCGATGGGGAATGTAGAAACTGACCGGCGCTCCCAGCACTGTGAGCGCATCCAGTAACAGGGCGGTAGCAGTTTGCCCATCGACGTCAAAGTCGCCCCAGATCAGGATGGGTTGGCGAGCCATAACGGTCGTGGCTAGGACTTCCACAGCCTGGGCCATGTCAGGCAGGTCATCCGGTGGGGCAGGGTGGTAGCGGGTCGCATCAAGAAACGCTACGGCCTCAGCGGGCGTGGTTATGCCGCGCCGGGCGAGAATCTGGGCAACCAGCGGATGGCCACCGATGACGCTGTGAAGTGTTTCGGCGGCGGTGACCGGCTCCTGCAGTTTCCACTGAAGATCAGCCATCTGGTTGAACATGCGTTGCCTCAGTAGGCGATCTCATCTACGTCTTCAAGACGGAGCGATTCCCAGTCTGGCTCAACATCGCCCAGATCGATCACGCGCTCATCGGTCTCGCGTCCGGCTGCGACGCCACGTCCGCATAGCGATCGGTAGACGCAGAAACTGCACAATCGTTCATCGGTGGTCATTTCCCAGGCGCCTGAGGTAAGGCGATCTTCCGCCTCTCTCAGCAAGCTTTCCAGGTAAACTCGCGTCTGGTCATGCTGGGCCTGATCATAATGGAATACATGTGGCTGATCCGGGAAGTTGGCGAACCAGTAGACCATGCTCACCCGCGCTGGTTCCACCGGGCTGCCAAAGAAGCGCCCGGCAGCCTCAACCGTAACAAACGGATAGACCCGCGTCTGCAAGCGTTGAGCCATCGCCTCGCGGGAAGGGCGGAACCGGCCGGTCTTCCAGTCGACAATGACCAGCCGGCGTCCGGGGTCAACCGCCAGCAGGTCGATAACACAGACCAGACGCTGACCTCCCAGCGCTGTCGCCAGCCGTACTTCTGGAAGGACAACTTCCTGAGGCAGGTTGAGCGGCGGTTCCCGAAGAAAAGCATTCCACCATGTGCGCAACTGATCCACAGAAAGACCTGTCTCAATGGCTTCTACCGGCACACCGGTATAGTAGCGTTCCAGTAGCCGGTGAAACTGCCTGCCGCGCTGGTTGTAGACTTCGCGCTCCAGGGCTGGCTCAACTTCGACAGCGGGCCAGGGTTGAGCATTCACGTATTGCAGCTCAAACCGGCGAGGACAATCGACCAGATCCTGCAGCACACCCTGGCTGAACTCGAAGCCTTCGGGCAGCGTGGCTGCGCTGTGATCCTTGTGCATAGTCGCCATCAGGCATCCTCCAGATATTCCTTGAGCGCCACAAGGGCCAGAGCCGGGCGATTGACCTTGTCGCCGCCCTGGTTCCAGTAGCGGCCCACATTCCAGGTGATCATCAGGTGGCGGCGGGCGCGTGTGATGCCCACGTACAGCAGGCGGAGACGTTCGGCAGCGTAATCCAGACGTGCCTGGGCGGTGGCTTCGCCCTCATGATAGGGTTTGTTCAGGCGTAGCGCGTCAAGCTGGGCCAGGATTTCCGCCTCAAGGTTAAGTTGGTCGCGCAGATACCAGCGCTCAGCCAGGTAATTGTCATAGGGCTGTGCAGCCGGGAAACCGTAGTTGCTGACGCCCATCAGGTACACCCGATCCCATTCCAGCCCCTTGGCCGCGTGCATCGTAGCAACGGTCACTTTGCCCTTCTGAGGCTCGTACCCCTTTTCTACATCATCGAAGCCGATGAATTTGCGCTCGTTCGCGCTGATCTGTTGCAGCTCAGTGGCAAACTCCGGCAGGCGGAAGGCCGGGTTGCTCAAGGTCATCTCCCGTAGCACTACGGCGATCTTGTATCCGAGTGCAATGTCCGAGGGTTCGGTGAAACAGTCTTGGGTGATTGTCAGGACTAACTGATCAATCGGTAGTGTGGTCGCCTCCAGCCACAGGCGTACCTGGCTGCGAAACGCTTCCAGATCGACGCGAATATCCGGTTCCTGGGCGATGGCTCCTACATCATCAAGCCAGTCTAGCCCGGCGAGCGGCCACAGGAAACGCTCTGGCTCGCGGCACCCGGTCAGCGCCCGGACGGCAATGTCTGTCTGACGGTCGTCAAGAGGAAGCCTGTGCGGCCCCTGCCGCCAGACTTCCTGATATAGAGCGGCGAGCATGCGGGCATTGAGGGGAGCACCCAGGTAGTTCAGGACATGGTAAAGGATTGTCGCTGCCTGGCGGGTCGCTGAAGTACTGCGTAGCAGCTCTTCATAGTCGATCTCTTGCGCTTTCAGCAGTTCGGCCAGTTTATAGGCATGGCTGTTTTCCGGCGCCAGAACGGCCACGGTGTAGTCTTTGCCGCTGCCCTGCCGGAGAAATCGCTCCACATTGGCGGCAACCAGCTTAAGCTCGTATTCCGGGCTGATGTTCTCATCGGGCTGGTAGTGGATGTAGATGCTGCGGTTGTCATCGGGTGGATTCGGCGCCGGATCATCCGCCGGCGCCGGCTGGATGTACTGTTCGAGGAAGGCCATCTGGCGGAGTACCGGCACGGGATGGGAGCGGGTTGTCCACGCCACCAGCGCATTGGCCAGGTCAATGATCGCCTGTGTCGAACGTCCCGAGGTCTGCAAGGGCATATCCTGAACCTCACGCTGGCTGAGAAATTCCCGCAGAAAACGCGGATCAGCCGTGGTGAACGTGGTATTGATGGCCTGGTTGGGATCGCCGACGCGCACCCAGTTGCGCTCGTCGCTGAGCAACCGCAGCATGTCTTCCTGCAGCTTACTGCTATCCTGAGCTTCGTCTTCCAGGATGTACGGCCAGCGGGCGCGCAGGCGGATCAGATAATCTTTGTCGCGCTCTAGCGCGTCAATAGCCAGGCGAACCAGATCGTCAAAGTCAACTCCACCCCGATAGGTGAGGCTGCGCTGGTAGTCTTCGTAAACAGCCAGACCAAAGCGCACCAGCGGCAATTCTGCAGCGCGCGGCTCTAGCAACTGGCGAATCTGCGCCGGATCCAGCCGGTAGTTTTTGGCCTGCTTGACAAAACGCTGACCCAGATCAATGGCCAGTTGCGATAGTTCATTGCGCCCCATCTGGCGAAGCCGCTGTTCGTTCGCTACGATCTCCGCACTGAGATAAGGCCTGAGTACCGGCAGGTATTCGCTGAGGAGTCCCCTGGCAATATCCTCAAGGATGCGGGCGGTTACACGTTCGTCGATGATCTGAAAATCCTCAGAAAGCCCCACCAGCGCCGGGCGTTCCCGCACAATGTCGTGGGCCAAGCCGTGAAGTGTGCGCACACGGTAGCCGATATAGGGCAATAACCCGCGTTCGCGTTGCAGGATATCGGCAATGCGGTTGCGAAAGTGGTTGACCGCTGTGTTGGTGAAGGTCACGATCAGTACTTCGCGACGGTTGACTCCTTCAGTCAGTCCGCGGGATGTCAGATCCTCTACCAGGCGTGCGGCGAGATGGGACAAGGTGAACGTCTTGCCGCTGCCGGGAACGGCTTTTATGCCCATCTTCCCGCCGCGGTAGCCGTGAACAATGGCATGTTGCTCCGGGCGAAGCCGTACACTGGCTGCCATCAGCTCCGTCCCTCCTGCTCACCATAGCGCTGAAGAATCTGCTGGAATACATAGAGCATGGGACCTCGTTGCTCATAGCCCTGTTCGTTCAGGTCAGCAGTGCCCAGGTAGATACGACGGCGGCAACGCCGGAGCAAACCGACCATCAGGCGGTAGAGCATACGGCGCTGGGCGTCAATCTCGTCTTCTTCAGACCAGAAGCGCCCGGGAGGATAGCCGCGCATCAGCACGTAGGGATGGGTGAGGGGTTGTTCCAGGCGTTTCCACCACGATTCGCTACCCACATCAACCCAGAACTGATAATCAACCACCCGATTGCGCATCAGGAATGTATAGGCGGGGGCAACAAATACCGCTTCTGCCTTTTCCTCGCGTTGATCCGGCATGTACAGCGCAGCCAGAACTCCCTCATTCACCAGTTGGACATATTCTTGTCCGACACTGGCCCAGTTCGGCTTGCCATGGTCATAGGGATAAAGCACCTGTCGGAACTTACGCGCCGACTCGATAAGCTGTGCGGCAATGCGCCCGGCATCAAGATTGGTATGAAAGCCAAAGCCCGGCTGGGAAAGCACTTCCCCGAACAGACGACGCAAGAAGTAATCAAGCGGTTGCGGTTGCTCGGCCAGTTCCTCGCTGACTGTCTGTAGCCAGGTACGCAGCGTCTCATAACGCTGGCCTGCTTGATAGGTGATGCGTTCACGAACGGCGGGCTGAATGACCTCAAAGGAACTGAGAGCGCCACCATGCTGGTGTCGGTATACAATGCTCGTCAGCAATTGCGCCCGAACCGGGTCCAGACCGTCAATGACCTGAGTCAGCATGTCAGCTACATCAACTGGCAGCGGGGCGCTGAATCCCCAGTCTGGGTGTGCCAGCAGAAGAAGGGTTAGCAGAGCGCGGGCAGCCGGCTCATCACGCAGGGCGCGCGAAGGCCGATGCGAAACGGCCGGAATGCCATGGCTCTCCAGGCGGTACTGCAGCGAGAAGCGCAGGGTATCCGGCAGAAATGGCGCCAGGATTGCTATTTCACGCGGTGAGACGCCATCGCGGACGAGATCAGCGATGCGGTCCACTATCCAGTCAAGCATCTGAGGGTAGTAAGTATGGTAGGTAAACTCCAGCGCCGTACGGGGGCTGATCTCTACAGGGGCGCTATCGCCGCCCAGGGCAATGCGAACGGCACGCTCCAGCGAATCAACCTCCGGCGACATTGTGACTGGCTCCTCCAAGCGACGGTGTTCCTCGCACAATTCGCGCAGCCCGGCGGCGCTGGCAGGGTCCGCGCCAAGAAACGATCGAAACCCGCCGTCGGAGTCATAGATCAACCAGGCCGATTGCCAGTGGTCCCACCAGAGGCGGATGAAGTCGTGAACAACGGGGCTTTGTTCCTCGATGTTGTCCGCGATCAGGTGCTGGTAGGAGGCTGCGAAGTAGCGGCGAAACACACGATGCGGTAGCAGATACTGCGTGAAAACTTCCAGTTGCGCTGCGTAATCAAGGAGATTGTGTTGCCGGCAATA
This is a stretch of genomic DNA from Anaerolineae bacterium. It encodes these proteins:
- a CDS encoding SH3 domain-containing protein yields the protein MKSRPHHLIGVMLLVLGLLLPVSLVLGQGGDETASVISRAPLHAGPSAPSETIAMLPRGTLLFVKGMDESLKWVEGETTDGLTGWVHVDHLRLNGPYIPPADGFTGTAIDGRPDDWDRFLRPYTDETGDSAGAVDITAVRSFLNDQYLYVLVEVQGDPADVDLLLLDIVTNNQGVYSTYQYALPRLRAGTVFVISPDAAQARAAAGVVTARDIALELRMPLTLLDNPPALNLVAVRIEEGETVTDELAAVMPAVVTVETEPPLNGAIANFRVNFRAAPRDGRVITVLDPGTMFSLRGRTADGEWLLVRREDASQGWVAAQYVQTELDINALPVVE
- a CDS encoding ATP-dependent helicase, producing MAASVRLRPEQHAIVHGYRGGKMGIKAVPGSGKTFTLSHLAARLVEDLTSRGLTEGVNRREVLIVTFTNTAVNHFRNRIADILQRERGLLPYIGYRVRTLHGLAHDIVRERPALVGLSEDFQIIDERVTARILEDIARGLLSEYLPVLRPYLSAEIVANEQRLRQMGRNELSQLAIDLGQRFVKQAKNYRLDPAQIRQLLEPRAAELPLVRFGLAVYEDYQRSLTYRGGVDFDDLVRLAIDALERDKDYLIRLRARWPYILEDEAQDSSKLQEDMLRLLSDERNWVRVGDPNQAINTTFTTADPRFLREFLSQREVQDMPLQTSGRSTQAIIDLANALVAWTTRSHPVPVLRQMAFLEQYIQPAPADDPAPNPPDDNRSIYIHYQPDENISPEYELKLVAANVERFLRQGSGKDYTVAVLAPENSHAYKLAELLKAQEIDYEELLRSTSATRQAATILYHVLNYLGAPLNARMLAALYQEVWRQGPHRLPLDDRQTDIAVRALTGCREPERFLWPLAGLDWLDDVGAIAQEPDIRVDLEAFRSQVRLWLEATTLPIDQLVLTITQDCFTEPSDIALGYKIAVVLREMTLSNPAFRLPEFATELQQISANERKFIGFDDVEKGYEPQKGKVTVATMHAAKGLEWDRVYLMGVSNYGFPAAQPYDNYLAERWYLRDQLNLEAEILAQLDALRLNKPYHEGEATAQARLDYAAERLRLLYVGITRARRHLMITWNVGRYWNQGGDKVNRPALALVALKEYLEDA
- the recJ gene encoding single-stranded-DNA-specific exonuclease RecJ, with protein sequence MFNQMADLQWKLQEPVTAAETLHSVIGGHPLVAQILARRGITTPAEAVAFLDATRYHPAPPDDLPDMAQAVEVLATTVMARQPILIWGDFDVDGQTATALLLDALTVLGAPVSFYIPHRLTESHGIQTERLTALLAERRPALLLTCDTGITAHDAIVCALEQGVKVVITDHHDLPPDGILPPAPALNPKRLPAGHPLTTLPGVGVAYKLVEGLFTHLGRDVSELECLLDLVALGIVADVAEQWRDTRYLLQMGLERLRSTERKGLRALADVARIDLANVTAEGIGFQLAPRLNAAGRLYDAAQAVELLTTRDNTQARVIAANLEGLNRKRQHDQRAITAAAQDLISNDPGLLDFPALVLYQPGWHAGLLGIVAGELAGRYGRPCILLTSEPGGGIARGSARSAPGYDIGAAIAAQAELLSAYGGHPGAAGLSLPVDRIDQFRRRLSRTLEEQAPIRPTPTLTIDATVTLSEITENLAEELERLAPFGQGNPPVTLMATDLTISRYQTIGLEQLHRKLTVTDSAGASCQIIWWRGAEHHAPSGQVDIAFNIGWDIYQGRRQVALTLVHLRERVPVAVAAPPVSAWTVEDWRQMPAEDLLRAFAEKEPDGLIWAEGEHTAKTRGRRRHELRPAEALLIYTAPPAQSVLNAALETTQARRLYIGWVPLPPADLNRRLRELLGLCRYTLSHLAGHADLDRMAGAIGLTREAILWGLRLLAAENVIGLSESDEGVTIDQPHPTSKTQYDALEAREAFQFLSAESDSYRRFHRRADLTSLLV
- a CDS encoding YigZ family protein, whose amino-acid sequence is MSQSGYEVPAETIRIENRVVNSRFIATVGPARSVEEAKAFIAAVRAEMPDATHHVYAFKIGYGSSVIEGMTDDGEPSGTAGPPVLAVLRGADLGDVVIVVTRYFGGTKLGTGGLVRAYGNAAREALAALPRERRIPKATIGLEFPYTFFEQIQRLLTRYNAEVQEQSFGAAVTLFARLPVDDLPALAAEVSELTAGRVSPVRLDTDEA
- a CDS encoding LCP family protein codes for the protein MRRDPRRVWRGWTGLALVCTLLPAMTLVTVCYGWWSPMSIVAAQSPTQTPAETFTPSSEVPVTAIPPAMPLVNAARDDDALNILLLGSDTTNPVNAGRTDAIMVASINRTHGTVSLLSIPRDLFVYIPGWTMQRINTAFGYGEQIASSYGYTLLKETLRYNLGLRIDHYARVDFNDFQTIIDALGGVEITVDCALQDWILKAPDLDPQNEENWELLTLPVGVHVLDGRTALWYARSRRTSSDFDRGRRQQDLVRAIGLRLRQLGLLEQVSVLWGQVTDIVETDLQVQDVLELIPVALTLDSDRIAQYVFVPHVHVESWLTPSGAAVQLPIGEAVEALMRQFLQPPTANRLVRSGPRVEIVNATGYAGMDRVAADLLAWEGFHAIAAGAENRYAAQTTVYDFTGRIKGGILDELLVALHLPSAPVVVSPDPGRTTDYRIILGGDYRTCHHNVMPPVPTPTSAPDSASAP
- a CDS encoding PD-(D/E)XK nuclease family protein, translating into MATMHKDHSAATLPEGFEFSQGVLQDLVDCPRRFELQYVNAQPWPAVEVEPALEREVYNQRGRQFHRLLERYYTGVPVEAIETGLSVDQLRTWWNAFLREPPLNLPQEVVLPEVRLATALGGQRLVCVIDLLAVDPGRRLVIVDWKTGRFRPSREAMAQRLQTRVYPFVTVEAAGRFFGSPVEPARVSMVYWFANFPDQPHVFHYDQAQHDQTRVYLESLLREAEDRLTSGAWEMTTDERLCSFCVYRSLCGRGVAAGRETDERVIDLGDVEPDWESLRLEDVDEIAY